ATAATATAAAATATTTGTAAAAAAACATGAAATTTTGAATGTTTTTTGGAAAAATTTATGTCCTAATATTGATTGACAAAAATTCCTGACATCGCTATGCTGGTCTATCATGGAGGTTTTTATAATTGAGTAAATACGATAAACTTTTCGAAAAAATCACATTAGGCAATGGCACGGCAGTTCAAAACCGATTTATGCTGGCACCCATGTGTGACGATTCTTCTAATGGCGGCAAGGTAACTGATCAGCAGGTTGAATATCTGCGGATTCGCGCAGCAAACGTCGGCGTGGCCGATACGGGCTATGCTTATGTGAATGATTCTGGGATCCAGATTCAGGGTCAATTAAGTGCAGCTCACGATGATGACATTCCCGGTTTGACTAAACTGGCAGCTGCGATGAAGGCTGGCGGAGCCAAAGCTATTTTGCAGTTTTCTCATGCAGGCCGAGATGCGATGGGCTCGCAAAAATATGGGAATCGTGTCTATGCGCCAAGCAAGGTCGATTTTCCTTGGGTTCATTATGACTTTGATGAAATGAGCCAAGCCGACATCGAGCAGGTGCTGGATGATTATAAGAATGCGACAAGGCGCGCGATCGAAGCTGGATTTGATGGGATTGAAATCCATAACTGCAACCACGATTTGCTGCAGCAGTTCTTCTCTACCTATTCAAATCGCAGGACTGATAAGTGGGGCGGCTCATTGGAAAAACGGATGGCTTTTCCATTAGCCGTATTGAAAAGTCTGAAAGAGGCTGTTGCTGAAGCTGATAAATCTGATTTTATTATCGGCTGGCGTATCAGCCCTGAAGAGCGTCATGGCGATTCAGTTGGATATGATGTGGATGATATGATCGCACAGACTAAAGAAGTCCTCAAAGTCGGAATTGATTATTTGAATCTGTCGTTGAATTTGGCCGCTGGCTACAATAATGCCAAACGCCCAGATTACAACGCTGTTCCAGTTGGACATACGAAAAGATTCGCTACTATTTTCCGCGAACTAGCCGGTAACGTACCAGTCTATGTCGGCACAAATATTTTCACTGCTGACCAGGCCATGGATGCTGTTGATGACGAGAAAGGCGAATCCGGTGTCTATGTTGGCCGTGAAATGCTGATTGACCCGGAATTTGTTCTTAAGATCAAAGAAAATCGTGAAGATGAGATCGTTCGAACGACTACCATTCAGCACTTAAAGGATGTTAAACTGCCTGATGGTTTCGTTGACAATTATGCTGATACCGATGGTTCGACACGCAGCGTTTCCTATCGTAAGGGTATTCCGCTCCCAGGATTGGATTAAAAACAAGTATTTAGCTGCTGTAAGTTTTTGATTAAAGACAACGCCCTAGACAAGGCTTGTCTTTTTTTGTGCTTGTAATCGGCCGTAGTTTGTCATAATTAGTTTAGAGACTAATTGACGTTCTTGAAAGTAGGTACAACATGAAAAATGCTAATAAAAATACATCCGGGCAAAAGAGTTTGGATGAAATAAACGGCAGTATCAAAGTACCTCAGAACGCTAGTTTTTTCCGTACCTTGCTGGCTTATACAGGCCCCGGTGCCCTGATTGCAGTTGGATATATGGATCCTGGAAACTGGATCACGTCTATTGCGGGCGGTGCACAATTCGAGTATGTATTGTTATCTGTGATTCTTTTGTCCAGCTTGATTGCAATGCTTTTACAATCAATGGCCGCCAAACTCGGCATCGTGACCGGCAAAGACCTCGCTCAGCTGACACGGGATCGGACATCAAAAAAAGTCGGCTTTATTCTGTGGGTGATTACAGAATTGGCTATCATGGCGACC
The Oenococcus kitaharae DSM 17330 DNA segment above includes these coding regions:
- a CDS encoding NADH-dependent oxidoreductase — translated: MSKYDKLFEKITLGNGTAVQNRFMLAPMCDDSSNGGKVTDQQVEYLRIRAANVGVADTGYAYVNDSGIQIQGQLSAAHDDDIPGLTKLAAAMKAGGAKAILQFSHAGRDAMGSQKYGNRVYAPSKVDFPWVHYDFDEMSQADIEQVLDDYKNATRRAIEAGFDGIEIHNCNHDLLQQFFSTYSNRRTDKWGGSLEKRMAFPLAVLKSLKEAVAEADKSDFIIGWRISPEERHGDSVGYDVDDMIAQTKEVLKVGIDYLNLSLNLAAGYNNAKRPDYNAVPVGHTKRFATIFRELAGNVPVYVGTNIFTADQAMDAVDDEKGESGVYVGREMLIDPEFVLKIKENREDEIVRTTTIQHLKDVKLPDGFVDNYADTDGSTRSVSYRKGIPLPGLD